The sequence AAATTCACTAATTTTGCTTCTCAAAAAATCACATCAATAAATACGTGATTTTTTAATCTTAGCAAAATTCACTAATTTTGCTTCTCAAAAAATCACATCAATAAATACGTGATTTTTTAATCCTTTTCCTCCTAATTAAAACTATGTATTCTAAAGACATACAAAAAATATTAGATAAACAAAAAATTGAAATTGGAGATTCAATTGAAATCATACAACCTTCTAATAAATTTGAAGGTCTACTAATGCCTAGACCTGAATTAGGAAATCAAGAATGTATTGTATTAAAATTAAATAATGGGTATAATATTGGAATAAAAATAAATGAAAAAGACCATATAAAATTATTAAAAAAATCAGAAAAACAAAAAGAAATAAAGGATAAAAAAGAAGAAAAAGGAGAGATAACTCTATTGGGTTGTGGAGGAACTATTTCTTCAAAAGTTGAATATAAAACAGGTGCAGTTTATCCTGCTATTTCTCAAAAAGAATTAATAAATAATTTTCCAGAAATTAAAGAGATTACAAGTATTAATACTAGAAATGTTTTTTCTTTACTATCCGGCGATCTAAATCAAAAACATTGGGAGATAATAGGAAAAGAAATTGAAAAAGAGTTAAAAGAAAAAACAGAAGGAATAGTTATTTCACATGGAACAGATACTATGCATTATACAAGTGCTGCATTATCATTTATGTTTCAAAATTTACCAATACCTATAATTTTAACCGGAGCACAAAGAAGTTCTGATAGGGGCTCAAGTGACGCAAAATTAAATTTATTATCTTCACTAATGGCTGCAAAATCAGATTTTTCAGGAATAGGAGTATGTATGCATTCTAATTTAAATGATAATTTATGTTATGTCCATAATGGAACAAGAGTTAGAAAAATGCACACTTCTAGGAGAGATGCGTTTAAATCAATAAATCAACTTCCATTAATAAGAATTGATTATTATGAACATAAATTAGATGCAATAAATGAATACCCAAAAAAGGATAAAAATAGAAAACCCAAAATAGATTTAAAACTAAATGAAAATGTAGGATTGATATACATACACCCAGGTATAAAACCTAAATTTATTGAAAAACTATCTGATTATGATGGTCTTGTTTTAATGGGGACTGGATTAGGACATACATCAACAAATGCATTTAATGATAAAAATTCAAAACCAATAATAAAAGAAATTCAAAATTTAATAAAATCAAATATTCCAATTGTAATGAGCCCGCAAACAATATATGGTAGATTAAATCTTAATACATATACATACGGCAGACAACTTAAAGAAGCTGGGGTTATTGGAGATTTATGTGACTGGACACCAGAAACTGCATTTGTAAAATTATGTTGGGTTTTAGGACATGAAAAGAAATTAAATAAAATCAAAGAAGAAATGGAAACAAGTATGGCAGGAGAAATATCTACTAGGAGTGTTGTTCTATGACAAACGAGAAAAACAAACCAAAATTAAAATGTGGAATTGAAATTCATCAAAGATTAAATACACATAAACTATTCTGCAATTGCCCTTCAATAGAAGGAAAAGAAATTAATAAAAAATATAAAAGAAAATTACATATAGTTAAAAGTGAAATTTCTGAAATAGATAAAACTGCACAATTTGAAAAAGAAAAAAATAAATTTAATGTATATGAATTTTATCCAAACTCATGTTGTGAATTAGAAATAGATGAATGCCCTCCTTTAAAATTAAATAAAGAAGCATTAGATATTGTACTAGAAGTTGCGTTAGCCTTAAATTCAAACATATTAGATGAAATACATTTTATGAGAAAACAAGTTATAGATGGATCAAATACTTCTGGATTTCAAAGAACAGCCATTATATCTTTAGGTGGTTTTGTTGAAACTTCAAAAGGTAAAGTAAATATAGAAACAATTTGTTTAGAAGAAGAAAGTGCAGGAATAGTTGAAAAAAAAGATGATGAATCTGTATTTAGATTGGATAGATTAGGAATTCCTTTAATTGAAATTGCAACTGCTCCAGATATAATTGATGAAGAACATGCAAAAGAAGTTGCAGAAAAAATAGGTATGATTCTTAGAATAACTGGAAAAGTTCAACGAGGATTAGGTACTATAAGACAAGATATCAATATCTCCATCCCAGAAGGGAATAGAGTTGAAATAAAAGGAGCCCAAGAATTAAATTTGATTCCAAAATTAATTATCAATGAAGTTGAAAGACAAAAAAATTTAGCAACATTACTTAAAGAGATAAATAAAAAAATAGATGTTAAAAAATTGGATTCACCAATCGCAGACGTTACTGAAATATTTGAAGAAACAGAATCAAATATGTTAAAAACTGCTATTAAAAAAGGAGAAAGAATACTTGCTATAAAATTAGAGAAACATAAGGATATTTTAGGAACAGAATTGCTTTCAGGAATAAGATATGGTACTGAATTATCTCAATACGCAAAAATGGCAGGTGTAAAAGGAATAATTCACTCAGATGAAAAATTAGAAAAGTATAAAATAAATGATGAAGAAATTTTTCAAATAAAAATAACCTTAGATATAAAAAAAGAAGATGCTTTTGTATTAGTCGCAGGACCTGAAAAGATTGCAACGATTGCATTAGAAAAGGTTTTAGAAAGAGCAAAAATGGACCAAGTACCATTAGAAACAAGAAGAGCAGAACAAGATAAAACTTATTTTATGCGCCCAATTGCAGGAAAAGCAAGAATGTATCCAGAAACAGATATTCCTCCTCAAATAATTAAAGAAGAAAGACTAAAAATAATTAAAGAGAAAAAGGGAAAAGGATTGGAGGATACAGAAAAAACATTAGAAAAATTATTAAATAAAGATTTAGCTAAAAAAATGATAAAATCAAAAAACTTAAAATTATTTATGAACTTAGTTGAACAAGGATTTGATCCTAAATTAATTGCAAATACATTAGAACAAACTATAACTGAACTCAAAAGACAAAACTTTAATACTGAAAATATTACAGATAAAGAAATAACACAATTATTTCAAGAATATAAAAATAATCAATTTGCTAAAAGTGCAATTGGAGAAATATTAAAATATATGTGTGAAATAAAAGATATAAAAACAATAATAAAAAAATATAAATTAGAAAAAATAACTGGAAAAGATCTAGAAAAAATAGTTAAAAAAGAAAAAGAAATTGGAGAAATAATGAAAAAATATAGATTAAATGTAGAACCTGAAGAGGTTCAGATAATTTTGAATAAAAAGGTGTAAAAATGGCAGTAATAACAATATCCTTTGAAGAATTAAAAAAATTTGTTAATATAACAAAAAAACAAGCAATTGAAAAATTACCTTTATTAGGAGTACCTACTGAAATTGATAAAGAAAACGAAGATAAATTAATATTGGAAATAACTCCAGACAGACCAGATTTATTAAGTGTCGAAGGTATTGGCAGATTATTAAATAGTTATTTTTATAAGAAAAATAAAGAGTACAACGCGGAAAAATTAAATGAAGAATATAGACTTTCTATTGATGAAAATGTTAAAGAAGTAAGACCATATATTGCAATGGCAGTTATTAAAGGAATAAAAATTGATGAAAATGTATTAATTGATCTTATGCAATTACAAGAAAAACTGCATAATACTATTGGGAGAAAAAGAAAGAAAGTTGCAGTAGGAATTCATGATTTAGATAATATCTCTTTTCCTTTAAAATATTCTGCGTATGATATAAAAAAATCTCCTAAATTTATTCCATTAGAAAAAAATAAAGAAATGAATGCTGAAGAAATATTAAAACATCATGAAAAAGGTATTTCTTATGCACAGTTGGTCTCAAATAAATGTGTAGTAATCACAGATTCAAAGGAAAAAGTACTGAGTTTTCCTCCAATAATAAATTCTGAACTGACTAAATTGACTACAAATACAAAAAACGTTTTAATTGATGTGACCGGAACACAAATAGAAGCAGTAACTGATGTTTTGAATATTATTGTATGTAATTTAATTGATAGAAAAGGAAAATTATATGAAATTAAAATAGGAAATAAAATATATCCTAATTTAGAAATGAAAAAAATGAAAAATCCGCAAAAACAAGCAGAAAAAATATTAGGTAAAAAAATAACAAAAAAAGAGATAAAAGACGGACTAGAAAAAATGGGATTCAAGGTAAAAGGAAATTCCGTATACATTCCACCTTATAGAACAGATATTTTAGGAGAAATTGATTTAATTGAAGATATCGCTATTTCAATGGATTATAATTCTTTCATTCCAGAACTACCTAATTTTTTTAGTATTGGAAACAAAAAACCAGAACATGAAGCAAATTCTGTTTTAACAGGTTTAGGATTTAATGAAGTATTCACATGGACTTTAAGTAATGAAGAAAAAATTCAAAAAACAAAATTGGATTATCCAAAAATTATAAAAATTGAAAATCCATTAACAAGAGATTTTACTATAATAAGACCAAGTATCTTACCCAATCTTCTTGAAGTTTTTGCAGAAAGCAAAAAAGAAAAAATGCCCCAGAGCATATACGAAATTGGAGTTGTAGCCAATCCTGAATTAAAAAATGTATTAGCTGGTGCAATGACAAATTCAAAAATAGGTTTTACTGAAATAAAATCAGTTATTCAAGCATTAATTAAAATTATGGATGGAAAATATGAAATTAAACCATCAGAGGATAAAATATTTATAACAGGAAGAAGCGCAGGAATTTGGAAAAATGGAAAAAAAATAGGAATGTTTGGGGAAGTTTATCCAGAAGTTTTACTTGACTTTGGATTAGAATGCCCCGTAGTTGCTTTTGAAATAGAAATCTAATTTATCTCTTTTTTTTATTTGTTATTATATTAATTTCATATGCAATTACTATTAATATAATAATAATTATCAAAAGAACAAAGGGATTTTTTAAAATTTCCATTATATCAAAATCATTAGTATTTGAATCATCAATAGAATTTGTTATTGGTGAAACTTCAACTTCTTGAGTTTCATCTATATTTTCTAAAATTATTCCTTCTAATTCTTCAGGTATCTGTTTACTTCCAATTAAGAATTTATCTGAAACAAATAATGCAGGAACTCCAGAACTGGATTTACCATAATTACTTAAAAATTCTTTAAATAAAATACCATTATCTTTATTATTATAAATTTCATATTTATTTATAACAATCTTACCTTCATATTTAATTTCTAAGTTATCTAAAGTTGGTTTAACTTTAGCACAATGTGGACAAGTTTCACCATAGAAATAATTAATTTCTAAAACTTCTGCAAAACTTATTGAAATTAATAACAAAATCAATAATATAAAATAATTCTTCATTTTCTCTCCTCCTAATTTTTATAAAAATTACTTATAAAACT comes from Candidatus Micrarchaeia archaeon and encodes:
- the gatD gene encoding Glu-tRNA(Gln) amidotransferase subunit GatD; the encoded protein is MYSKDIQKILDKQKIEIGDSIEIIQPSNKFEGLLMPRPELGNQECIVLKLNNGYNIGIKINEKDHIKLLKKSEKQKEIKDKKEEKGEITLLGCGGTISSKVEYKTGAVYPAISQKELINNFPEIKEITSINTRNVFSLLSGDLNQKHWEIIGKEIEKELKEKTEGIVISHGTDTMHYTSAALSFMFQNLPIPIILTGAQRSSDRGSSDAKLNLLSSLMAAKSDFSGIGVCMHSNLNDNLCYVHNGTRVRKMHTSRRDAFKSINQLPLIRIDYYEHKLDAINEYPKKDKNRKPKIDLKLNENVGLIYIHPGIKPKFIEKLSDYDGLVLMGTGLGHTSTNAFNDKNSKPIIKEIQNLIKSNIPIVMSPQTIYGRLNLNTYTYGRQLKEAGVIGDLCDWTPETAFVKLCWVLGHEKKLNKIKEEMETSMAGEISTRSVVL
- the gatE gene encoding Glu-tRNA(Gln) amidotransferase subunit GatE; amino-acid sequence: MTNEKNKPKLKCGIEIHQRLNTHKLFCNCPSIEGKEINKKYKRKLHIVKSEISEIDKTAQFEKEKNKFNVYEFYPNSCCELEIDECPPLKLNKEALDIVLEVALALNSNILDEIHFMRKQVIDGSNTSGFQRTAIISLGGFVETSKGKVNIETICLEEESAGIVEKKDDESVFRLDRLGIPLIEIATAPDIIDEEHAKEVAEKIGMILRITGKVQRGLGTIRQDINISIPEGNRVEIKGAQELNLIPKLIINEVERQKNLATLLKEINKKIDVKKLDSPIADVTEIFEETESNMLKTAIKKGERILAIKLEKHKDILGTELLSGIRYGTELSQYAKMAGVKGIIHSDEKLEKYKINDEEIFQIKITLDIKKEDAFVLVAGPEKIATIALEKVLERAKMDQVPLETRRAEQDKTYFMRPIAGKARMYPETDIPPQIIKEERLKIIKEKKGKGLEDTEKTLEKLLNKDLAKKMIKSKNLKLFMNLVEQGFDPKLIANTLEQTITELKRQNFNTENITDKEITQLFQEYKNNQFAKSAIGEILKYMCEIKDIKTIIKKYKLEKITGKDLEKIVKKEKEIGEIMKKYRLNVEPEEVQIILNKKV
- the pheT gene encoding phenylalanine--tRNA ligase subunit beta encodes the protein MAVITISFEELKKFVNITKKQAIEKLPLLGVPTEIDKENEDKLILEITPDRPDLLSVEGIGRLLNSYFYKKNKEYNAEKLNEEYRLSIDENVKEVRPYIAMAVIKGIKIDENVLIDLMQLQEKLHNTIGRKRKKVAVGIHDLDNISFPLKYSAYDIKKSPKFIPLEKNKEMNAEEILKHHEKGISYAQLVSNKCVVITDSKEKVLSFPPIINSELTKLTTNTKNVLIDVTGTQIEAVTDVLNIIVCNLIDRKGKLYEIKIGNKIYPNLEMKKMKNPQKQAEKILGKKITKKEIKDGLEKMGFKVKGNSVYIPPYRTDILGEIDLIEDIAISMDYNSFIPELPNFFSIGNKKPEHEANSVLTGLGFNEVFTWTLSNEEKIQKTKLDYPKIIKIENPLTRDFTIIRPSILPNLLEVFAESKKEKMPQSIYEIGVVANPELKNVLAGAMTNSKIGFTEIKSVIQALIKIMDGKYEIKPSEDKIFITGRSAGIWKNGKKIGMFGEVYPEVLLDFGLECPVVAFEIEI
- a CDS encoding glutaredoxin domain-containing protein; translation: MKNYFILLILLLISISFAEVLEINYFYGETCPHCAKVKPTLDNLEIKYEGKIVINKYEIYNNKDNGILFKEFLSNYGKSSSGVPALFVSDKFLIGSKQIPEELEGIILENIDETQEVEVSPITNSIDDSNTNDFDIMEILKNPFVLLIIIIILIVIAYEINIITNKKKR